The Sphingopyxis fribergensis genome contains a region encoding:
- the moaA gene encoding GTP 3',8-cyclase MoaA yields the protein MAVTFSHSVARAASLIDGHGRRISYLRLSVTDRCDLRCRYCMAEDMTFLPKSAVLSIEEMGELAERFVARGIRRIRLTGGEPLVRRGIDTLAMRLGAMIGHGLDELTLTTNGMRLAEHAPMLDAAGVRRINVSLDTLDKQAFQHITRVGDLDVALRGIDAARSAGLAVKINMVALAGLNEDQLLPMLDYCTANGCDLTLIETMPLGDVEDDRSDHYIPLHHFIAPLREARAIYPVDKRTGGPARYFAVEGSPVTLGLITPLSDNFCTTCNRIRLTVEGRVYMCLGQDDHVDLRAALREGGDLDSLIDGALAGKPRAHDFHIEGKSKPAVARHMSATGG from the coding sequence GTGGCTGTCACATTTTCCCATAGCGTCGCGCGCGCAGCATCATTGATCGACGGACATGGCCGCCGGATCAGCTATTTACGCCTGTCAGTTACCGATCGCTGCGACCTGCGCTGTCGTTACTGCATGGCCGAGGATATGACCTTTCTGCCCAAATCGGCGGTGCTCAGCATCGAGGAAATGGGCGAACTTGCCGAGCGCTTTGTCGCGCGCGGGATTCGTCGCATTCGCCTGACCGGGGGCGAGCCGCTGGTGCGGCGCGGGATCGACACGCTGGCGATGCGTCTGGGGGCAATGATCGGTCATGGCCTCGACGAGCTGACGCTAACCACCAACGGCATGCGGCTCGCCGAGCATGCGCCGATGCTCGATGCAGCGGGCGTCCGTCGGATCAACGTCAGCCTCGACACGCTCGACAAACAGGCCTTTCAGCACATCACCCGCGTCGGTGACCTCGATGTCGCGCTGCGCGGCATCGATGCGGCGCGCAGCGCGGGGTTGGCGGTCAAGATCAATATGGTCGCGCTCGCCGGGCTCAACGAAGATCAGCTGCTGCCGATGCTCGATTATTGCACCGCGAATGGCTGCGACCTCACGCTCATCGAAACGATGCCGCTCGGCGACGTGGAGGATGACCGCAGCGATCATTATATCCCACTCCACCACTTCATCGCGCCGCTCCGCGAAGCACGCGCCATCTATCCGGTCGACAAGCGCACCGGCGGTCCGGCGCGCTATTTCGCGGTCGAAGGCAGCCCGGTGACGCTCGGGCTGATCACGCCGCTCAGCGATAATTTCTGCACGACGTGCAACCGCATCCGCCTGACGGTCGAAGGGCGCGTCTATATGTGCCTCGGGCAGGACGACCATGTTGACCTCCGCGCGGCGCTGCGCGAGGGCGGCGATCTGGATAGCTTGATTGATGGCGCGTTGGCTGGCAAACCCCGCGCGCATGACTTTCATATCGAAGGAAAGTCCAAACCGGCGGTCGCGCGTCATATGAGTGCAACGGGCGGCTGA
- a CDS encoding NAD kinase, whose protein sequence is MHRKIALVASNAPAAMEAEAELRPLYDFVDLAEADLLIALGGDGFLLHMLHQLLDQRRSMPVFGMNRGTIGFLMNEFRIEGLVDRLAAARPFLIHPLSGDITTISGERHILPAINEISLLRETRQAAKLEVMINEKTMLEELACDGVLVSTPAGSTAYNLSANGPILPLESEMLALTPISPFRPRRWRGALVPESTSIRFNVREAAKRPVSAVADQREIRDVKTVLVTTDRSRPLTLLFDPDQGLDERIAMEQFIV, encoded by the coding sequence ATGCATCGCAAGATTGCGCTAGTCGCATCGAACGCGCCCGCGGCCATGGAGGCGGAGGCCGAACTGCGCCCGCTTTATGACTTCGTCGACCTCGCCGAAGCCGATTTGCTGATCGCGCTCGGCGGCGACGGTTTCCTGCTCCACATGCTGCACCAATTGCTCGACCAGCGCCGAAGCATGCCCGTTTTCGGGATGAACCGCGGCACCATCGGTTTCCTGATGAACGAGTTTCGCATCGAAGGGCTGGTCGATCGGCTCGCCGCGGCGCGTCCCTTCCTGATCCACCCTCTGTCGGGCGACATCACGACGATCAGTGGCGAGCGCCACATCCTGCCCGCGATCAACGAAATATCGCTACTGCGCGAAACGCGTCAGGCGGCGAAGCTCGAGGTGATGATCAACGAAAAGACGATGCTGGAGGAACTCGCCTGCGACGGTGTGCTGGTATCGACTCCCGCGGGATCGACCGCCTATAACCTCAGCGCCAACGGTCCGATCCTGCCGCTCGAATCCGAAATGCTGGCTTTGACGCCAATCAGCCCCTTCCGCCCCCGCCGCTGGCGCGGCGCGCTCGTCCCCGAATCGACGAGCATCCGCTTCAACGTGCGCGAGGCGGCAAAACGCCCGGTCAGCGCCGTCGCCGACCAGCGCGAAATCCGCGATGTGAAGACGGTGCTGGTCACGACCGACCGCAGCCGGCCCCTGACTTTGCTGTTCGATCCCGATCAGGGATTGGACGAACGCATCGCGATGGAACAATTTATCGTTTGA
- a CDS encoding S24 family peptidase — MATAFDTRAQRGNPQLPFIHPDDMANRYALTGRGNCMAPVITDGALIAFDKRETPEPGDLVGIVFTREAAVRHGMPGIVKRLVSRPTFGCVAIIVVEQLNPPRSFSIASTDVLAVHKLIGLAVDRGDGKAMITPLGGAQ, encoded by the coding sequence ATGGCTACCGCTTTTGATACCCGCGCTCAGCGGGGCAATCCACAATTACCGTTTATCCATCCCGACGACATGGCTAACCGTTATGCTCTCACCGGCCGGGGCAACTGCATGGCGCCCGTCATCACTGACGGTGCCCTGATCGCCTTCGATAAGCGCGAGACCCCCGAGCCGGGCGACCTTGTCGGTATCGTCTTCACTCGGGAAGCGGCCGTGCGCCACGGCATGCCTGGCATCGTGAAGCGCCTTGTGAGCCGTCCAACCTTTGGCTGCGTCGCGATCATTGTGGTGGAGCAGTTGAACCCGCCTCGGTCGTTTTCAATCGCTTCGACGGATGTTCTCGCCGTTCACAAGCTAATCGGCCTCGCTGTCGATCGGGGCGACGGAAAGGCAATGATAACGCCGCTCGGAGGTGCACAATGA
- a CDS encoding phage tail tape measure protein: MDVAALALSVDSKDVVAATADLDKFAKSADKAAASTGKMSGGGGNTAKLAADYARAAQTADMASSAVTKAAAAVGRADASMRSASASSAAMRAANDNVTRSFVNADAQVIAYREHLLRLVAAQNAQTQSAAANATASKAAAAASGTAATGVVAVGVASRTTSAIASGLAGILGGLGGVIIGTVVTAVIEMTAKMFDNADSLKTAELAATSYSNVQSVLGEMFDLTTGKIKSQNEALRFNIQLTAINLRASAMAAEKEAQAAERASGQRSWSGWLTAKRPGRLQESHDTLARRNLQGVMRGTMDPSEVAKWAEKADFSGVNISAQEYLQALAKVIEVRDARGNAAKIEESLATGKLDKSFLQEDSGTGRAARTAGAGRTASRSAAISDEARALQERTRATDQYIASMEEEVAKIGLSEEALRKYEVVQALSRATTDQQREAIVQLSAEREKALKLDRQQQEVEAAKKQLEATRQGITGGVDIELQTMGLVGAERDREILRIQRQIELTGILANIKKAEADGNVALAETYRQLAAAKDEEYAKKIQVVDGQESIDKQTKAIADAREMAKGFFSDWINGVRAGENVFKSLAKSINNMLDSLIDKLLNQFVNQMFGGGGSMGQMGGMGAMGGMGAAGAIGTVLGTLAGKGIVSLFKSIFADGGAFGTAQRYAHGGAFDRAQRFANGGSFTNQIITSPTLFKFAKGTQLGEMGEAGPEAVMPLGRLPNGKLGVHAMGGAGGAGRGPVNVTNEITNNYKVDGGFMPETVMALIRQGGEATEAQIRRNLQTMLAQLDQDGVLQ; the protein is encoded by the coding sequence ATGGATGTTGCCGCCTTAGCCCTCAGCGTAGATTCGAAGGACGTCGTCGCCGCAACGGCCGATCTCGACAAATTCGCGAAGTCTGCCGACAAGGCGGCGGCATCCACCGGCAAGATGTCCGGGGGCGGCGGGAACACGGCCAAACTGGCTGCCGACTATGCTCGCGCTGCCCAAACGGCTGATATGGCCAGCAGCGCCGTGACGAAGGCGGCGGCGGCAGTAGGGCGGGCCGATGCTTCCATGCGGTCCGCGTCCGCGTCGTCGGCGGCCATGCGAGCTGCCAACGACAATGTGACGCGATCGTTCGTGAATGCAGATGCCCAGGTGATCGCATACCGGGAGCACCTCCTTCGACTCGTGGCGGCGCAGAACGCGCAGACGCAATCAGCAGCAGCCAATGCGACGGCGAGCAAGGCGGCGGCCGCGGCGAGCGGCACCGCGGCCACAGGCGTCGTCGCCGTCGGTGTCGCCAGTCGAACCACGTCTGCAATCGCGTCGGGCCTCGCCGGCATCCTTGGCGGGCTCGGCGGCGTGATCATTGGCACCGTCGTGACGGCCGTGATCGAGATGACGGCGAAGATGTTCGACAATGCCGATAGCCTGAAAACCGCCGAACTCGCGGCGACCAGCTACAGCAACGTGCAATCCGTGCTCGGCGAGATGTTCGACCTGACGACGGGCAAGATCAAGTCTCAGAACGAGGCGCTGCGCTTCAATATCCAGCTCACTGCCATCAACCTTCGCGCCAGCGCCATGGCGGCGGAGAAAGAGGCTCAGGCCGCCGAGCGCGCGTCCGGACAACGTAGCTGGTCGGGTTGGCTCACCGCCAAGCGTCCCGGCAGGCTGCAAGAATCGCATGACACGCTAGCCCGCCGGAACCTGCAGGGCGTGATGCGGGGCACGATGGACCCGTCCGAGGTCGCGAAATGGGCCGAGAAAGCGGACTTCAGCGGCGTCAATATTTCGGCTCAGGAATATTTGCAGGCGTTGGCCAAGGTGATCGAGGTGCGCGATGCCCGGGGCAACGCGGCGAAGATCGAGGAATCACTCGCCACCGGCAAGCTCGACAAGTCCTTCCTGCAGGAAGACAGCGGCACGGGGCGCGCGGCGCGGACTGCCGGCGCCGGTCGCACGGCATCGCGCTCGGCGGCGATCAGCGACGAGGCGAGGGCGCTACAGGAACGCACACGCGCGACCGACCAGTATATCGCCAGCATGGAGGAGGAGGTCGCCAAGATCGGGCTTTCCGAGGAAGCGTTGCGGAAATATGAGGTTGTCCAAGCCCTATCGCGCGCGACCACGGACCAGCAGCGCGAAGCCATCGTCCAGCTCAGCGCCGAGCGCGAAAAGGCGTTGAAGCTCGATCGCCAGCAGCAGGAAGTCGAGGCCGCAAAGAAGCAGCTCGAGGCGACGCGCCAGGGCATCACCGGTGGCGTCGACATCGAATTGCAGACGATGGGTCTCGTCGGCGCCGAGCGCGACCGTGAAATTCTTCGGATCCAGCGCCAGATCGAACTGACCGGCATCTTGGCGAATATCAAAAAGGCCGAGGCGGACGGGAACGTCGCGCTCGCCGAGACCTATCGCCAGCTCGCAGCGGCGAAGGACGAGGAATACGCCAAAAAGATACAGGTCGTTGATGGCCAGGAGAGCATCGACAAGCAGACCAAGGCCATCGCCGATGCGCGCGAAATGGCGAAGGGCTTCTTCTCTGACTGGATCAATGGCGTCCGCGCGGGTGAGAACGTCTTTAAATCGCTCGCTAAGTCGATCAATAACATGCTCGATAGCCTCATCGACAAGCTGCTCAATCAGTTCGTGAACCAGATGTTCGGCGGAGGGGGCAGTATGGGCCAGATGGGGGGCATGGGAGCGATGGGCGGCATGGGCGCCGCCGGCGCGATCGGGACCGTGCTCGGGACATTGGCCGGCAAGGGTATCGTCAGCCTGTTCAAGAGCATTTTCGCCGACGGCGGCGCGTTCGGCACCGCGCAGCGATATGCCCATGGCGGGGCCTTCGATCGCGCGCAACGCTTCGCCAACGGCGGCAGTTTCACGAACCAGATCATCACGAGCCCGACGCTGTTCAAGTTCGCCAAAGGAACGCAGCTCGGCGAAATGGGCGAAGCCGGGCCAGAGGCCGTCATGCCCTTGGGTCGTCTCCCTAATGGCAAGCTGGGCGTTCACGCAATGGGCGGCGCGGGCGGGGCAGGCCGCGGGCCGGTCAACGTCACCAACGAGATCACGAACAACTACAAGGTTGATGGCGGTTTCATGCCCGAAACGGTCATGGCGCTTATCCGGCAGGGCGGCGAAGCCACGGAAGCGCAGATCAGGCGAAACCTTCAGACCATGCTCGCGCAGCTAGACCAGGACGGCGTGCTGCAATGA